CGCGGCCCACAGGTGCCCGCTGGTGCCCGTCTCCCAGCGAGTTAGGCGTATTTTGCGTGGGTTAGTGTTTAAGGCCTTCGCCTTGGAGCCATGTTCCGAATTGCGGTTTGATGGCGAGGCTTTGGCCAGTCGATGTGGTCTCTCCGGACGTTGTGGGTGCTTCGTGTTCTTTCGCGGACAACGGACGACCCCGCGAAAACCGAGTTCACCTATTCACTTCTTCACTTCTATCCAAGCGACACCACCATCGTAGTCATCGTAGATGCTGATACTCATCTCGCTTCCGTAATCGCTCGGATAGCTGGTAACGCTAGCAGGCGCGTCAACTCGAAATTCATCGTCCGTGTTGTCGTCTGCGCTCATGTCGATTTTGAGGTAGGCGTCCCCGCTTATATCGTAACCGTATCGGAGGTCCTGAGCGTCGTCGAGCAGTGCTCCTATGAGTCCATCTCCATAGTCATCTTTCGACCACTCACCGACTCGTTCCCACGATGCTGCGCTAGCTGTGCCAAGCACCGCTGTCGCACCCGACATCGTTGCAATAGTTGCTCCACTTTGTTTCAGTAGTTTTCTTCTATCCATGGCTACATGCTACGATTTTATCTCTTAATTAAAAAATATTTTTACCAGATTAGATTAGTTAAAATTATTATATTATATGGGATTCCGTACGTATTACTGCTATCTTGGTTCTATGGGCTATTTCCGGAACACCAGTCGTCTTAATCAGTAGTTGAACCAATATTCAATGTCTCGGAATGCGATTTATTTTGGCGGTCTAACCGCACGAGTAACTGCCGACTCATTGGCTGCGGTTCCTGCATAAACGCCCGGAAGCGCCTCGACGGACAGTGCGTTCACCACCACATCTCGGTCACTCCGCTAGACCATGCGGAAGGTTCGGTGAACTCGCGGTCGGACTCGACACGCGCCACCGCCCGCGCCACGCTTTTCCGCCGTTCGGAATCGTTTATCCTGTCGTTGCGAACGATGGTGAGTGATTCGTTGTATCAGTAGCCGTTCTCCCACTCGACACACGTCTAATTTGGGGTCCGGCGTCGAACCATCCTGCGCTCGCACCGCGTCCGTTTGCGTACGGGCGTTCGCATCGGTACGGCGACGAACGCTGTCACCGAGACTGGATAAATCACGAGTTGTCGTTTGCCGTTTCGGACCGTTTCACGGGGGACTCGGTGTCCTCGGCCAACCAGCGAGGATTAGCTACCTGATAACTAAGCACGTGGGCTAGAGATATGGAGACATGTTCGGAACTATCCGACGTGTGAGAACCGTCGAGAAACGGACGCGGTATCTCGGGGGACGATAGCGTGGCGATTCTCGAACTCGCCCTCGCCTTCTTTGTCCTCGCGGTCATCGCGGGGGCGCTCGGGGCGGGCGGCGTCGCGGGACTGTCGATGGACATCGCCAAGTGGCTCGTCATCGCCTTCCTCGTGCTGGCGGTCGTCTCGCTGGTCATCTGACCGCGCCCGCGAGGCCTTACGCCTCGGTCGCGTACTCGCGGACCGACTCGAACTCGCCGTCCGCGATGGCGTCGGCGAGCGCTTCGGCGTCCACGTCGTCGGGCACGAGTTGGGGGTACTTCCGGCGGAAGTAGCCGACCACGTTTTTTACGTCGCGTTCGAGGAACTCCTCGGCGTTCTCGTGGTCGGTCGGGGTCGCTTGGGGCCAGTCGAAGATGGTGATACCCTCCTCGTTGACGAAGACGTTGTACTCGCTCATGTCGGCGTGGACGTAGCCCTCGGCGTAGGCGTCGGCCATCTCCGAGAGGACGAGGTCGAGAATCGGGACCACCTGCTCGTCTTCGAGTCGCGTCCGGGAGAGTTCCACGCCGTCGATTTTCTCCATCACGATGGCGTGGCGGTTGTGGTCCACCGGCCGGGGAACCTTCACGTCGGGGTAGAGCGCTTCGAGGGCCTCGTACTCGCGCTCGGCGGCCTTCCGCGCGGTGTAGAGCCACGAGACGTGTTCGCGGTCGGAGGTGTAGTCGCGCTCCTTCATCACTTCCCGGAAGTTGGTGTACCCCTCGCGGTGGTACTTCAGCGCGAGCGGTTTGTACGACTGGACCTCGTACACGTCGCTCTCTTTGCCGACGCCGAGGGGCGACCCGAACCCCTCGACGCTCTCGCGCTCGGCGAAGGTGTGGAGCGCCAGCGCGTCGTAGCCCTCGAACTTGAGACTGTAGCCCTCGTACTGAATCGTCTGGCGCTGTATCAGTTCCCGGTCGAGACAGCGGTCGAGTCGGTACTCGACCTCCTCGGCGGTCAGCCGCGAGAACTCGGGAATCTTCTCGCGGGCGACCCACTCCGAGAAGCGCATCCCCTGCTCGATGCCCGACAGCAGGTGGAAGTCCTCGGGTTCCAACTCTGCCAGCATGCCCGCGACGTTCTGAACCATTACCGCTTCCTAAACGGTCGGTCGGTAAAAGCCCCGCGCGTCACGGAAACGAGGACGGTCCGGGAGCGGTCCAAACCGGCGACTGAAGCGCCCGCGCGCCGACCACGCGACGAACGACTTTTAAACGTCGCCGTTGCGTGGTGTTGTAAATCACATATTGCGATACAAAATCCTTCCGAGCGAGATAGCTCCGACGCTTCTCGCCGTCCACTCCCTCGCTCCCTCACCGCCCGAACGTCCCAGTGAAATCGGCGGAATCGCGGGCCTTCGCGCCGATTTCGTCCTCTACTGTCGGTCGAAGCGCGCCGGGTTCGGCGTCCAACTTCTCGTCTAACACGTACAGCATGAACCGGTACTCGTGGGGGTCGTCGCCCTCCGGCGGACAGGGACCGCGATACCCAACCTCGCCGAAGTCGTTCTCGCCTTGGCGCGCACCGCCGAGGTCCGGCAGTTCCTCTCGGGGCGCGACGCCCTCCTCGATTTCTACGGTGTCGGGCGGCAGGTTCCAGAGCAACCAGTGGGTGAACGTCCCGGCGGGCGCGTCGGGGTCGTCCACGACCACCGCGAGCGCCCCCGCGTCGTCGGGCGCGTCGTCGATGGTTAACTGGGGCGAGCGGTCCTCGCCCTCGCAGGTGTATTTTTCGGGAATCGATTCGCCGTGAGTGAACGCCGAGGTGCGAAACGAGAGGTTCGACACGGGAATCACTGTCTCGTCTCGTCGCCCGTCGTCATAGCACTGACGGCCCGCGGCGTCGCGCTGAAGGTAGAAATCTCTCCTTCATCGGTGACCGAACCGGACCGAAAAGAGAACGCGAAATCAGATGTCCACGTCGATGCCGCCAGCGTCGTCGCCGCTACCGGGGAGCGACCCGGCGATGGCGTCGGTGAACGTCTCCAAGCCGCGGGTCTGGTACCAGACGGTGCCGGGACCGGTGAACTCCATCACGAGGCCCTCGCCGCTGAGAAGGGTGCTCTTCAGACCGCCGACGCGTCGGGCGTCGAAGTCTACCGACCCCTCCCACGCGACGACGTTCTCGTTGTCCACGATGTATGACTCGCCGTGGTCGAGTTCTACCGTCTCGATGCCGCCGAACGCTTCGACGAAAACGTCGCCGGTGCCGTTCAACGCGAGCGGAACGAGACTCGCGCCAGCTAGCACCGACTTCAACCCGCCGAACTCCGAGTCGATGTCTACTTCGGTTCCGGACGCAAGGTACGCGCCGTCCACGGCGTAGAGCGTGTCGCCGTTGAGTTCGTGGTGGTAGATGTCGCCGGGCGTCGTCGGCGAGAGCGTCACCGTTCCGGTCTCGCCCTCGGCGGTGAACTCGTTCGCCATCAGCGATTCGCCGCCGAGCATCGACTTCGCGGAGTCCAGCAGGCCGTCCCGACTGGTCGTCGTCTCGATGGAAATCGACGGCGAATGGCTGACCATCGCTCCCGGTTCCGCGCGAATCGTCTCGCTGGGTCCGAGTTCGGCGACGAGGTGTGCGTAGGAGGGTCTGTGGGTGATTTCGAATTGCATGGTTGTTTAGACCGTGTTTCGCCCGGTAATTATCAGACCGAAGATATAGTTCTTGGGACCGGAGACCTGTGTGAGTCCGTGTCGGCGTCCGGTTCGCACCAGTCGTCGGGTCTGTTTCGGTTGTTGTCCGTACCGCCCTCGGGTCTCTGGCTATTGATTCCGAGCGTCGTCGCTTCCTGACTCGTCGGGTTCGCTCGTGGCGAACAGCCCGGCACAGACCGCCGCCCACGTCTTGGTCCGCTTCGCTCGCTTGGTACCGAGTCGGGACAGATCCATACAAAGTTTAGGCCGCCCTAAAACACTTAACTGTTCCGCTCGTCCTCGTCGTTGACGACCTCCTGTTCCGACTCACCGCGGGTTCGCAATCCACTTGGTCCCTTCCCGATAACGCTACTGCATGGCGCTGTCTGACCGGGAGTGGCGACTGGTTCGAGAGGAGTCCCGACGCGGCCCGCTGAACATGGCCTTGGACGAGATCGCCGCGCGAACTGCGGCCCAAGAGGGTCTCCGGACCGTCCGGGTCTACCAGTGGGACCCCAGCACGCTCTCGCTGGGCTACCGACAGGACCCCGACACCGTGGCGTGGGACTACTGCGAGCGCGAGGGTATCACCGTCACTCGCCGACCTACCGGCGGCGGCGGCATCTACCACGACCGATTCGGCGACATCTCCTACTCCATCGTCGCGCCCGCCGACGAACTGCCGGGCGACCTGATGGAGACCTACGAACTGCTCTGTGAACCCGTCTTCGACGCCTTCGAACGACTCGGCGTTGACGCTCAGTTCACCGACGAGAAACTCCCGGAAATCCACCAACCGGCCTGCTACCTGCGGGAACTCCACCCTGCACACGATATCGTGGCAAACGGCCGAAAGATATCCGGTAACGCCCAGTACCGCCGGAAGGACGCTGTCATCCAGCACGGGTCGCTGAAGTTCGACCTCGACGCCGAGCGCCACCTCTCGACGTTCGCCGACCCCGACACCTCGCCCGCGCAGTTCCGCGAGCGCGTGACGACGATAAATCGGGAAGCGGACGCGACTCGGAACGAGGCCGTCGAAGCGGTCGAAGCGGCCCTCCGCGAGTGGGCCGACGCCGACGAGGGGAGTTGGACCGACGAGGAACTGGGGCGCGCTGAGGAGCGCGCCGAAGCAAAATTCGAGAGCGAGGCGTGGGTTCGAGACCGCGAGGACCCGACGGAAAACTAAAACCCGAACGTCTCCGGTCCGTCGTCGTCGAACTCGTTTTCGATGACCTCGTGAATCTCCGAAATCGGGGGCTGGTCGCGCGACGGGTCGAGCGGATGCTCGGCGATCCACTTGTACCGGACGACGCCCTCCGAGTCCAGCAGAAAACACGACCGACGTGACCGGGGCGCGATCTTGAACGCGCGGTACGCCACGTCGAACGCCGACGAGAGTTCGAGGTCGGTGTCGGCGTAGAGGGGAAACTGGAGTCCGAGGTGGTCGATGAACTTTCGGTGGGTGATCGGGCGTGACTTGCTGACGCCGATGACCTGCACAGCGTCGTTGCTGGTGAACCAGTCGTAGTCGCGGAACGAACACCACTCCTCGATGCAGTCCGGACTGAAGTCGTTCGTGTAGAACGTCAGGAGGACGGGGGCCTCGGTAAGCAACTCCGAGAGTGCTGTCTCGGTGGTCTCTCCGTCGGGGTAGACCAGCGTCTCGGACACGTCTTCGACTGACTCGCCGACGGCCAAGCCGGTAGAATCGCTCATAGCAGTGTCTGTCGCGCCCGCGACTTAAGTTTCACTTCGTCGGCGAGCCGGACGCCGCCACCGACCGAGTGCCAACGTTTTCGCGGGGCGGCGGCGGCGAACGTTCTCGCGGCGCGAGCGGCGACACCGCTATACTGCCCGCGTGCGGTAGTAACTCCGCTCGCCCGTACCGGTGTCCACGACGCGGCGTTCCAGCGCACCGTTGTCCACGAGCCGGTCCAGAATCGAACTCACGGTCGCCACGTCCAGCACCCACCCGACGTGTTCTTCGTCCTCGAACGGTTGCTCGACGTTCGACTCCGACCACCCCGCCTCCATCACCACCTCGGTGACCTCCCGGACGTTGTACGCCTGCTGGTCGTGTTCTCGGAGGAACGTCAGGATACGCTCCTCGATGGAGTAGCGTTTACCGCCTTGCTCGAACCTCTCGCGGCTGATTGGCACACCGCCGATAGAACCTCCGGTTCAATAAGACTGCGGTTCGATAGAACACCGCACACGTCGATGTTCCGGCAGTTCGCCCCCAGTTCCGAAGCGCCTTTCACCCTCCCATACCTGCCCGGATACATGAGAGTTGGCGCGCACGAATCCATCGCTGGCGGCGTCTACAACGCCGTAGACGCCCAGATAGAGGACGGCGGGAACTGCGGACAGATTTTCACTCACTCCCCGCAGGTCTGGCAGGACCCGAACATCGACGACGACGAGGCCGAGCAGTTCCGCACGGTCTCGGCCGACAACGACGTGGGACCGTGGGTCATTCACTCGTCGTATCTCGTGAACCTCTGCACGCCGAAAGACGACCTCCGCGCGAAGTCCATCGACTCGATGCAGAAGGAAGTCGATGCCGCCGACAAACTCGACATCCCGTACGTCAACGTCCACCTCGGTGCCCACACCGGCGCGGGCGTCGAGGGCGGTCTCGACAACGCCGCCAGTGCGCTCGATGAGTTGGACATCCCTGAGGGCGTGACCGTCCTCATCGAGAGCGACGCCGGGTCGGGCACGAAGTTGGGCGGGGACTTCGAACATCTCGCGGAAGTCCTCTCACGCTCCGAGCAGGACCTCGACGTGTGCATCGACACGGCCCACGCGTTCGCCGCGGGCTACGACCTCTCCAGCGAGGAGGCCGTCCACGACACCATCGCGGAGTTCGACGAGGTGGTGGGTCTCGAACACCTCGAATGCGTCCACCTCAACGACTCCAAGCACGAATGTGGCACGAACAAAGACGAACACGCCCACATCGGCGAGGGACTCATCGGCGAGGAAGGCATGCGCGCCTTTATCAATCACCCCGACCTCGCGGACGTGCCCCTCGTCCTCGAAACGCCCCACGAGGACGGCAAGGGCTTCGCGTGGAACATCGAGCGCGTCAGAGAACTGCGAGCGGACTGAGCGACGCGTCCCTTTTTACCCGAGCGCGAAGGTCAACAGCCACAACCCCGACATCCCGGCGACTAGCGTCGCCAGAATGTCCTCGGTCCGCCACGCCACCAGCACCGCGAGCGCGCCCGCCAGCAGTCGCGGATTGCCGGGCGAGAGCGCGAGCGCGCCGTCAGCGTAGACGAGCTTTGGGACGACCAGCGCCGAGAGGACCGCCGCCGGGACGAACCGGAGCGCGCGCTCGACGCCCTCAGGCACGTCGTCGAGTCGGCCGAACAGCGCGACGAACGAGAGTCTGAGCGCATAGGTACCGATTCCTCCCGCAATGATGACGAGCCACACTCCGTCAGTTTCGAGCGGGGTCGCCATCTACGCCACCTCCCCGTCGTCGGCCCGGTCGCCGCCTGATTCTCTGCGGTCCTCGCCCTCGCCGCCAGCGTCGTCGGAGTTCACCGAGAACGCCGACTCGACGGCCAGTCCGACCGCGATACCGACGAGGGCCGCGACTATCAGTCCGAGGTTGTACGGCAGGCCGTTCGCCGCGACGGCGACGCCCCCGCCGACGACCGCGGCCGCGCCGGTCGCTCTGTCAGTCACCGCGGGCACGAGGACCGCGAGGAAGACCAGCGGGACCGCGAATTCGAGTTGCCACCCCGAGGGAATCTGTGCGCCGAGCAGGACGCCGACAATCGTGGCAATCTGCCACGCGACCCAGAGGGGCACCGCGACCCCGAGATAGTACCAGCGCCGACTCGTCTCCTCGTCGTTCTCGAACTCCAACAGCGAGACGGCGTAGGCTTGGTCGGTCAGCAGGTACGCGAGCGCGGCCTTCCACTTCGCGGACTGACGCCGGAAGTGGGGCGCGATGGACGCGCTGTACATTACGTGGCGGAGATTCACCACGAGGACTGTCAGGACGACGACCGCGACCGGTGCGTTCCGCCCGATTAGCTCTATCGCAGCGAGTTGGGAGGCCCCGGCGAAGACGACGACCGACATGGCGAGCGCCTGTATCGCGGACATGCCGACTCCGGCCGCGGCGACGCCAGCGACCATGCCGAAGGGGACGATTCCGAGGATGATCGGCGCGGCGACCCGAACGCCAGAGAGAAAATCTTCTCGTGGAGATGTCACTGTGGGTTCGTAGGTCCTGCCGGGGGTATCAGCCTTGGTTTTTCGGCGAGGTATTCGGGGAGTCGTCGCAGGCGGAGGCGAATTGACTCGCGGGGTCGGACCGACTCGCTCTCTTGGACTGCCTCGCCCGCCCGGACCGCCCCGCTTTTCACCGCCGACCGCCAACTCCGAGTCAGAATCAGCCGTGCGACAGTTCTCCGCCGACTACCTCCGAGACACGCGCCGCGGGATGTGGGACGACCGCGCGGCGCTTTCCGACCTGCGACTCGACTCCCGAGAGCGCGTCCTCGACGTGGGATGCGGCACCGGCGAACTCTCCCGCGTCCTCGCCGAGGAGACGCCCGGCGAGGTAATCGGGGCGGACGCCGACCCGGACCTGCTCGCGGTCGCCCGCGAGCAGGCCGGAATCGAGACCGCCGCGGCCGACGCGCTCCGCCTGCCCTTCCCGGATGACACCTTCGACCTCGTGGTCTGTCAGGCCCTGCTCATCAATCTCCCCGACCCCGCCGCCGCGGTGGCCGAGTTCCGGCGGGTCTCCTCGGACCTCGTGGCCGCGGTCGAACCCGACAATGCCGCGGTGTCCGTCGAGTCCACGGTCGCGGCCGAGAGCGACCTTGCGGGGCGCGCGCGCCGGGCCTACCTCCGGGGCGTCGAGACCGACGTGACGCTCGGCGGGGAGGGCACCCGCGAGGCGTTCGCGGCGGCCGGACTCGCCGACGCGACGACCCGCCGCCACGTTCACGCCCGGACGGTCGAACCGCCCTACGCCGAGCGAGACCTGCGCGCGGCCCGCCGGAAGGCCAGCGGCGAGGCTCTGGCCGACGACCGGGCGACCCTGCTCGCTGGCGACCTCTCGGCGGCCGAGTACGACGACCTGCGGACCGACTGGCGCAAGATGGGCCGGGCCGTCATCAAGCAGATGCGCGCGGGGGAGTACCGCCGCGCGGAGGTCGTCCCCTTCTACGTGACCGCCGGGTCGGTGTGAGTTCGAGCGGGTCGCCGCGCTCGCGTGCCAACCTCTTTATCTCTTCTCGCTAACGTTCCAAGCGTCATGTTCGAGGATATCCTCCTCCCGGTTGACGGGAGTTTAGGGGCCGACGCCGCAGTCGGGCACGCCGCAGACATCGCCGACCGATTCGACGCGAGCGTCCACGTCCTGTTCGTTGCCAGCACGAACCGCGATAGCGTAACCGTGGTCGGGGGCGACGTAGTGGACGCCTTGGAGCGCGAGGGCGCAGACATCGTGGACCCCGTGGCCGACGACGTTCGGGCGCGGGGCGTCGATTGTGACTCTGAAGTCGTGCAGGGCGACCCCGCGGCGACCATCGCGGAGTACGCCGACTCGCGCGGGATGGACCTCGTGGTGATGGCGACGCAGGGCCGGACGGGTCTCTCGCGCTACTTGCTCGGGAGCGTCACCGAGAAGGTCGTCCGCCTCGCTGGCACGCCGGTCCTCACGATTCGAACTCACGAGGAGGCCCGCACCTCGTTCCCCTACGAGAACGTCGTCGTCCCGACCGACGGGAGCGCGGCGGCGAGTGCGGCCGCCGACCGCGCGACGGACCTCGCGGCGGCCGTGGACGCCACCCTTCACGCCGTTTCAGTGGTCGAAGAGGCATCGCTCGGGTTCGACGTGCGCTCGGCGTCCGTCAGCGACGAACTCGAAGCCATCACCGAGGACGCGATAGCCGACGTGGCCGCCACCGCCGCCGACGCGGGCGTCGAGCGCGTCCGCGAGAAAGTCCTTCGCGGGCGCGTCCATCGGGCGATTCTCGACTACGCGGCGGACACCGACGCGGACCTCCTCGTCATGGGAACACGCGGCCGGGGCGGAACCGACCGAATCCTCCTCGGGAGCGTCGCCGAGCGCATCGTCCGCACGTCGCCGATTCCCGTCCTGACGGTGCGCCGGTAGGCCACAAGTGACGGCCGCGCGACTCGAAAAGACATATCGGTCCCCTCCGCGTCGGTGCTCGTATGGACTCACGAATCCGAACGCACGCCGATATTCTCGTGGACCACTGCACCGACCTCGACCCGAGCGACGACGTGCTGATTCGGGCACCACCGGTCGCGGAGGACCTCGCTGTCGCCGTCGCCGAGCGAGTCGGCGAAGTAGGCGCAAACCCCTCAGTGTCGCTCCAGAGCGAGCGCGCGACGCGGGCCTACCTTCAGGCGAGCGACGCCGAGGACTTCGAGACGCCCGAGCATCTGCTGGCGATGATGGAGTCCGCCGACGCCTTCATCCTCGTCACGGGCGACCTGAACACCGCCGAACTGAGCGACGTTCCGACGGAGAAACTCGCGGCGTTCCGACGCGCCCGGCGACCGATTCAGGAGGCCCGCATGGGCAAGCGCTGGGTCGGGACGCAGTTCCCGGCGTCCGGCAGCGCCCAGAAGGCCGAGATGAGTACCGAAGAGTACGAGGAGTTCGTCTACGAGGCGGTCAACAAGGATTGGGAGGCCCAGCGGGACCACCAGCAACAGATGGTCGAGATTCTGGACCCCGCCGAGGAGGTCCGTATCGTCTCTGGCGACACGACCGACATCCGGATGAGCGTCGCGGGGATGAAGACGGTCAACGACGACGGCAGGAAGAACCTCCCCGGCGGCGAGGTGTTCACCGCGCCGGTCCCCGACTCGGTGGCGGGCGAAGTGCTGTTCGACAAACCCCTGCTCCGCCACGGCCGCGAGATACAGGACGCCTACCTCCGGTTCGAGGACGGCGAGGTCGTCGAACACGACGCCTTGAAGAACGCCGACCTGCTGGCCAGCATCCTCGACACGGACGAGGGCGCGCGACGACTCGGCGAACTCGGCATCGGGATGAACCGCGACATTGACCGATTCACCTACAACATGCTCTTCGACGAGAAGATGGGCGATACGGTCCACATGGCAGTCGGAAAGGCCATCGAGGAGACCGTTCCTGAGGGCCAACCGCTCAACGAGAGCGCGGTCCACACCGACATGATAGTCGATATGAGCGAGAACTCGTTCATCGAGGTAGACGGCGACGTGGTCCAGCGAAACGGTACGTTCCGGTTCGAGGACGGTTTCGAGGAGTAGCGCAGTTTTTCACCGACGTTTGTGCGAGGAGCGTCGCCGAAGGCGACGCGACGAAAGACGGTCTCCCCAGTTCTACTGCAAGCATACGGCGCGAAGCGCCGTTTCGCCGCGAGCGAAGCGAGCGGGGCTTTTTCATCGACGTTTTTGCGACGAGTGGTGCCCGCAGCGAGCGAAGCGAGCGAGGACACCCGAGGAGGAAAAAGGTCGGAGGAAAACGGTCGTGCTATACCACGTCGCCGCGGACCGTCGCGCCCTGTTGGCGCTTCCGGTAGGATTCGACGGCCTCGGCGGCCTCGTCGGTGTTTGCCTCGTCCATCCCCAGCATCTCCAGCGCGTCGGGGAGCGTCGGGAAGGCGAGTTCGCTCTCCCGGAGTTTGCGGAGGGCGTCGTCGCTGCGCTGGCCTTCCGCCCAGAGGCAGACGCCTCGCGGGTCCAGAATTTGCTCGTAGCTCTCGCGCTGGATGGCTCCCCGCAGTCGCTGGGTCACGTTGTCCTCGAAGCTAGAGTTGCACACTTCGAGGTGGACCGGTTCGTCGTCGGGCAGGAGGTGGGCGGCCAGACACTTTTCGGGCGCGACGTGTCCGTTGTCGTTGGCCCGGATGAACTCGGGGAACTGTTCGGCCCACTCCGCGCGGACCGTCTTGCCGACGCCCTCGACGCCGTGGGACTTGTGGAACCGCTCGGCGGCGTCACCGTCGTCGCCGCGCAGGAGGAGGTCCTTGGTAACGTACACGTCCAGTCGCTCCACCGGGTCGAGTCCGAGCGCCGCGTCGCCGTAGACCCACAGTTCACGGACCGGCACCGGCATCGTCTCGTTCTCGACGGCGTCGAGGATGTCCTCGACGCGCTCGATGGCCTCGTCTCGATTCATTGCCAGCGTGTTGGTCGTCGGTCGGGTTAACGGTGGCGTGTCCGGATTCGTCGGTGGTTCGAGACTCGAGGTTCCGACGAAAAAGGCGAAGGGCTAGCTTTAGACTTGAACACAGGAGACCACCGCACAGCACCGCGACCGCGGACCTCACACCTCCCCAACCGCCTGCGGTCCTCGGCCACAGGCCTGCGGTCCTCATCCACCGGAAGACAAACCACGTCTTCCGAGTCTGCGCTCACGTCCGTTCGCGCAGACCTCGCGCGGTTGGTGCGACGGCGCAGGTGCGCCGTCGCACCAGCACGCGCCGGAGTAAAAAACCGAGGTCGGCGCGCGTCCGTCGAAAGTCGAAGAGAGCGCGGGCCGACGGCGACGCCTCGAAATCGCCGCGTAGAAATCGAAACTCGACCTCGTCGTGGGTCAGTTCTCGGCCGCGACCGCCTGCTGGTCGTCGTACTTGTCGCGGAACTCCTGAACCAACTGGCCCATCTTGGCGTACCAGTCGTTGAGCATCCGTTGCATGTCGTCGGCCACCTCGTCGGGGTCGGTCGGTCGGTAGACGTGGTAGTAGCCGCCCTGTTCGTAGTTGACCTGTTCCTTCTGGACGAATCCGGACTGGAGGAGACGCTGGATGGCCCGGTAGGCCGTCGAGCGCTCGCGGTCCACTCGGTCGGCCACCTCGTCGATGGTCAGTGGTTCGGCGCTCTCGACGAGGACCTGAAAGCACTCGCGGTCGAGTTCCTTCAGCCCGTGGATGCACTCCAACAGGCCCTCACACTCCATGTCCTTCTGCAGGTATTCGGCCATCGAGTCTGCCATTCTTAGCGGCCAGTACGGACCAAACACGTAAAAGGATTTGCATAGTCTGCACAACACTGCGCCGTACGGCCGTCGGGTCAGTCGCTGGCGGCCGACGCCGCGCTCCCGTCGGCGGTCCGCGAGCGCCAGATGCCCTGCGCGTACGCGCCGAGGAACATCCCGCTGATAGCTATCAGGACGGGGTAGTTCCCGATGCCGACGCTGGCGTAGGCCGCGCCCGGACAGATGCCCGAGATGCCCCATCCGACGCCGAAGATGACCCCGCCCGTGAGGACGTTCCGGTCGAACGACTTCAACCGTCGAGCGTATGCTCGCCCGGTCAGCGGCGCGCGGTCGAGGACGTTGACCCCGATTGCGAACGCGGTTCCCGCGACGACCGACCCGACGCCCAGCACGAACAGCAGGCCGAAGTCCTCGAACTGGAGGAAGTCCAGCACGACTTCGGGACGGGCCATCCGACTCAGGCCGAGTCCGAAGCCGAATATCAAGCCGCCGACCACGACGACGGGCAGGAACAGGGGGTGGCGGTCCCGCTCGGTCCCCGTTGCTCCGCCGTCCCCGCTGTCTCCGTCGCCTTCTCTCTTCGGGGCGCTCACGGCGACACCCCCGCGGCCTGCACGAGTTGCGCGGTCACGATGGCGACGCCGAGGAACGTCGCCACGTTGACCAGCGAGGTGGGAGCCACCGACCCGACGCCGCAGATGCCGTGGCCGGAGGTACACCCCTTTCCGATTCTGGTGCCGACGCCGACGAGGACGCCCCCGACGAGGAGACGCCACCACGACACCTCGGTCGTCCATCCGAAGTCGCCGAACGCCAGCGCGTAGACGGCCGCGCCAGCGACGATA
This genomic stretch from Halorussus pelagicus harbors:
- a CDS encoding serine/threonine-protein kinase RIO2 → MVQNVAGMLAELEPEDFHLLSGIEQGMRFSEWVAREKIPEFSRLTAEEVEYRLDRCLDRELIQRQTIQYEGYSLKFEGYDALALHTFAERESVEGFGSPLGVGKESDVYEVQSYKPLALKYHREGYTNFREVMKERDYTSDREHVSWLYTARKAAEREYEALEALYPDVKVPRPVDHNRHAIVMEKIDGVELSRTRLEDEQVVPILDLVLSEMADAYAEGYVHADMSEYNVFVNEEGITIFDWPQATPTDHENAEEFLERDVKNVVGYFRRKYPQLVPDDVDAEALADAIADGEFESVREYATEA
- a CDS encoding DUF1328 family protein, which codes for MLELALAFFVLAVIAGALGAGGVAGLSMDIAKWLVIAFLVLAVVSLVI
- a CDS encoding AzlC family ABC transporter permease, whose translation is MTSPREDFLSGVRVAAPIILGIVPFGMVAGVAAAGVGMSAIQALAMSVVVFAGASQLAAIELIGRNAPVAVVVLTVLVVNLRHVMYSASIAPHFRRQSAKWKAALAYLLTDQAYAVSLLEFENDEETSRRWYYLGVAVPLWVAWQIATIVGVLLGAQIPSGWQLEFAVPLVFLAVLVPAVTDRATGAAAVVGGGVAVAANGLPYNLGLIVAALVGIAVGLAVESAFSVNSDDAGGEGEDRRESGGDRADDGEVA
- a CDS encoding lipoate--protein ligase family protein, with amino-acid sequence MALSDREWRLVREESRRGPLNMALDEIAARTAAQEGLRTVRVYQWDPSTLSLGYRQDPDTVAWDYCEREGITVTRRPTGGGGIYHDRFGDISYSIVAPADELPGDLMETYELLCEPVFDAFERLGVDAQFTDEKLPEIHQPACYLRELHPAHDIVANGRKISGNAQYRRKDAVIQHGSLKFDLDAERHLSTFADPDTSPAQFRERVTTINREADATRNEAVEAVEAALREWADADEGSWTDEELGRAEERAEAKFESEAWVRDREDPTEN
- a CDS encoding redoxin domain-containing protein → MSDSTGLAVGESVEDVSETLVYPDGETTETALSELLTEAPVLLTFYTNDFSPDCIEEWCSFRDYDWFTSNDAVQVIGVSKSRPITHRKFIDHLGLQFPLYADTDLELSSAFDVAYRAFKIAPRSRRSCFLLDSEGVVRYKWIAEHPLDPSRDQPPISEIHEVIENEFDDDGPETFGF
- a CDS encoding YbhB/YbcL family Raf kinase inhibitor-like protein gives rise to the protein MIPVSNLSFRTSAFTHGESIPEKYTCEGEDRSPQLTIDDAPDDAGALAVVVDDPDAPAGTFTHWLLWNLPPDTVEIEEGVAPREELPDLGGARQGENDFGEVGYRGPCPPEGDDPHEYRFMLYVLDEKLDAEPGALRPTVEDEIGAKARDSADFTGTFGR
- a CDS encoding AzlD domain-containing protein, with product MATPLETDGVWLVIIAGGIGTYALRLSFVALFGRLDDVPEGVERALRFVPAAVLSALVVPKLVYADGALALSPGNPRLLAGALAVLVAWRTEDILATLVAGMSGLWLLTFALG
- a CDS encoding TIGR00266 family protein; this translates as MQFEITHRPSYAHLVAELGPSETIRAEPGAMVSHSPSISIETTTSRDGLLDSAKSMLGGESLMANEFTAEGETGTVTLSPTTPGDIYHHELNGDTLYAVDGAYLASGTEVDIDSEFGGLKSVLAGASLVPLALNGTGDVFVEAFGGIETVELDHGESYIVDNENVVAWEGSVDFDARRVGGLKSTLLSGEGLVMEFTGPGTVWYQTRGLETFTDAIAGSLPGSGDDAGGIDVDI
- a CDS encoding deoxyribonuclease IV is translated as MRVGAHESIAGGVYNAVDAQIEDGGNCGQIFTHSPQVWQDPNIDDDEAEQFRTVSADNDVGPWVIHSSYLVNLCTPKDDLRAKSIDSMQKEVDAADKLDIPYVNVHLGAHTGAGVEGGLDNAASALDELDIPEGVTVLIESDAGSGTKLGGDFEHLAEVLSRSEQDLDVCIDTAHAFAAGYDLSSEEAVHDTIAEFDEVVGLEHLECVHLNDSKHECGTNKDEHAHIGEGLIGEEGMRAFINHPDLADVPLVLETPHEDGKGFAWNIERVRELRAD